One part of the Sorangiineae bacterium MSr11954 genome encodes these proteins:
- a CDS encoding Uma2 family endonuclease, translated as MVAAQTAENFAEGSAVDHGRLEAEEVDQRVILHGMTWKDYEIILAVRGERSLPRIYYLDGEIELMNPSWMHEDVKTTIARLLEAYADERGLEFNGYGQWTLRKARKKRAAEADECYILGAKRKSVPDLAIEIMWSRGGLNKLKIYSGLGVRELWIWDRKGSIQVHILRGQHYEPSDKSELLPELDLGWLVSFLHYPTQSQAVRAFRAAMRSAPR; from the coding sequence ATGGTGGCGGCTCAAACGGCGGAAAACTTTGCGGAGGGTAGCGCCGTCGACCACGGCCGACTCGAAGCCGAAGAGGTCGACCAGCGGGTGATTCTTCACGGAATGACCTGGAAAGACTACGAGATCATCTTGGCCGTGCGCGGTGAGCGATCTCTGCCGCGCATCTATTACTTGGACGGCGAAATCGAGCTCATGAACCCCTCCTGGATGCATGAGGATGTGAAGACGACCATCGCGCGTCTCCTGGAAGCCTATGCGGACGAACGAGGCCTCGAATTCAATGGCTATGGCCAATGGACCTTGCGCAAAGCCCGAAAGAAGCGAGCAGCGGAAGCAGATGAATGTTACATCCTCGGAGCAAAGAGAAAATCGGTCCCTGATCTCGCCATCGAAATCATGTGGAGCCGGGGCGGTCTAAACAAGCTCAAGATTTACAGCGGCCTCGGAGTGCGCGAGCTTTGGATTTGGGATCGCAAAGGCTCGATTCAGGTCCACATTCTGCGCGGGCAGCACTACGAGCCTTCCGACAAGAGTGAGCTCTTGCCCGAGCTCGATCTAGGCTGGCTCGTCAGCTTTTTGCACTATCCTACACAAAGCCAGGCCGTGCGAGCGTTCCGCGCTGCCATGCGAAGCGCTCCGCGCTGA
- a CDS encoding DUF885 domain-containing protein: MNRLSALACIGAFALAAACGGAAPDTIAPKPAAPTERPSASKPDAPADAGAAQANANPDDAVIAAYGQRYVDLVVECWPETATTLGLHTRDSELNDRSLEGIHRVTARERELLDELMARFPEKPRASRASFTDLSILEHALAVDIRRTEALRPHETRPDFYTEPLSAIFVIMARDFAPAADRARTALARIEKLPQAVAAAKTNLKNPSRIATQIGIESADGAKGFLDEQSALLVKELPSEKARITAAVRAAKEAYAGYKAWLTKDLLPRSTGQFAAGKPLFEFLTREDYFLTEDADAIHAMGKRVFDDTQQKLTETARRIDPSAKRWSDVVERVKAHHPTMADLLPSYRREVARARQFLVDKDVMPFPPGDILEVIETPQFRRTTIQAAYDQSPPFDPPGAKGFFYVTPAEPQWPRKRQEEWLRENDHGDQVDTAVHEAYPGHHLQQSFSRLHPSVVRKVTGPSIFSEGWALYSEELFAELGYYTDEERLMQLVWTLVRAARVIIDVGLHTRGMTYDEAVKILVDEVHLGRQLALNEVKRYTENPTQPLSYLIGRERIFAMRERMRARDGARFSLKTFHTEVLTRGTVAPGLLEREIFGE; encoded by the coding sequence ATGAATCGCCTTTCTGCGCTCGCGTGCATCGGAGCTTTTGCCCTCGCCGCGGCCTGCGGCGGGGCAGCGCCCGACACCATCGCGCCCAAGCCCGCCGCCCCGACGGAGAGACCGTCCGCCTCCAAACCCGACGCGCCCGCCGATGCCGGCGCCGCGCAAGCCAACGCGAACCCGGATGACGCCGTGATTGCTGCCTATGGGCAGCGGTACGTCGATCTCGTGGTCGAGTGCTGGCCCGAGACGGCGACGACCCTTGGTCTGCACACGCGCGATTCGGAGTTGAACGATCGCTCGCTCGAAGGGATCCATCGCGTCACGGCGCGGGAGCGCGAGCTGCTCGACGAGCTCATGGCGCGCTTTCCGGAGAAGCCGCGGGCCTCGCGGGCGAGCTTTACGGATCTGTCGATTTTGGAGCATGCCCTGGCGGTCGACATTCGCCGGACGGAGGCGCTTCGGCCGCATGAAACGCGGCCCGACTTTTATACGGAGCCGCTGTCGGCGATCTTCGTCATCATGGCGCGGGACTTTGCGCCGGCCGCGGATCGGGCGCGCACCGCGCTGGCGCGCATCGAGAAGCTGCCGCAGGCGGTGGCCGCGGCCAAGACGAACCTCAAGAACCCGTCGCGCATTGCGACGCAGATTGGCATCGAGTCGGCGGATGGCGCCAAAGGGTTCCTCGACGAGCAGTCGGCGCTCCTCGTCAAAGAGCTGCCGTCGGAGAAGGCGCGCATCACCGCGGCGGTTCGCGCGGCCAAGGAGGCGTATGCCGGCTACAAGGCTTGGCTCACGAAGGATCTGTTGCCGCGTTCGACGGGGCAGTTCGCCGCCGGCAAGCCGCTGTTCGAGTTTCTTACCCGCGAGGACTATTTCCTCACCGAGGACGCAGACGCCATTCATGCCATGGGCAAGCGCGTCTTCGACGATACACAGCAAAAGCTGACGGAGACGGCGCGCCGCATCGATCCCTCCGCCAAGCGGTGGAGCGACGTGGTGGAGCGCGTGAAGGCGCATCATCCGACCATGGCCGATTTGTTGCCGTCGTATCGGCGCGAGGTCGCGCGGGCGCGTCAGTTTTTGGTCGACAAGGACGTGATGCCCTTTCCGCCGGGCGACATCCTCGAGGTGATCGAGACGCCGCAGTTCCGGCGCACCACCATCCAAGCGGCGTACGATCAATCGCCGCCCTTCGATCCGCCTGGCGCCAAGGGGTTCTTTTACGTGACCCCCGCCGAGCCGCAATGGCCGCGCAAACGTCAGGAAGAGTGGCTCCGCGAGAACGATCACGGCGATCAGGTCGACACCGCCGTGCACGAGGCTTATCCGGGGCACCACTTGCAGCAGTCGTTTTCGCGGCTCCATCCTTCGGTGGTGCGCAAGGTGACGGGGCCGAGCATCTTCTCCGAGGGCTGGGCGCTCTACAGCGAGGAGCTCTTCGCGGAGCTCGGCTACTACACCGACGAAGAGCGCCTCATGCAGCTCGTATGGACCTTGGTGCGCGCCGCGCGCGTGATCATCGACGTGGGCCTGCACACCCGCGGCATGACCTACGACGAAGCGGTGAAAATCCTGGTCGACGAGGTCCACCTCGGGCGCCAGCTCGCCTTGAACGAGGTCAAACGCTACACCGAGAATCCTACCCAGCCGCTCTCGTACTTGATCGGCCGCGAACGCATCTTTGCCATGCGCGAGCGGATGCGCGCCCGCGACGGCGCCCGCTTCTCGCTCAAGACCTTCCACACCGAGGTGCTCACCCGAGGCACCGTCGCCCCGGGGCTCCTCGAGCGCGAAATCTTCGGAGAATGA
- a CDS encoding cobalamin-dependent protein (Presence of a B(12) (cobalamin)-binding domain implies dependence on cobalamin itself, in one of its several forms, or in some unusual lineages, dependence on a cobalamin-like analog.), with translation MRVLLVSANREKLPSAVVPLGVLSVAAAVREAHDVEVLDLCFEDDPLAVLEKTIAAVRPDVVGLGLRNLHDNTYAGSEPLLAYYEDVAACIRRATRAPFVLGGSAVTLRPTQLMERLGATHAVVGEGERTFRALLDAFARGERPDPIVTSDVIRAQSSPGKYVQIARKGAGAYELDDLPRPARDLVDPRYIALDGTASLQTKRGCAFQCTYCDYPDLEGRKVRVRAPESVVDEMEALAASGQVSHAFVVDSVFNVPRSHALAVCRAKIARNVALPWVCYVSPASLDDELVESMARAGCVGAEIGTDSGSARVLERLRKPFTLDQVRRVRAAFRAHGIADCHTFVLGAEGETAAEAERTLAFVEELDPDVAVFIAYMEDRESHGVGRAEHRQALLDLLAREAPKRAGWIVPELGIRFGAKVSAFLQKARLRGPGWVHLARARRGALSR, from the coding sequence ATGCGCGTGCTCCTCGTCTCCGCCAACCGCGAGAAGCTCCCCTCGGCCGTCGTGCCGCTCGGCGTCCTCTCGGTGGCGGCGGCCGTGCGCGAGGCGCACGACGTCGAGGTGCTGGATCTGTGCTTCGAAGACGATCCGCTGGCGGTCCTCGAGAAGACCATCGCCGCCGTTCGTCCCGACGTCGTCGGCTTGGGCCTGCGCAACCTGCACGACAACACCTACGCGGGCAGCGAGCCGCTCCTCGCTTACTACGAAGACGTGGCCGCGTGCATCCGTCGCGCCACGCGGGCGCCCTTCGTCCTCGGGGGCTCGGCCGTGACCTTGCGCCCCACGCAGCTCATGGAGCGGCTCGGCGCCACCCACGCCGTGGTCGGGGAAGGGGAGCGCACCTTTCGCGCCTTGCTCGACGCGTTCGCGCGCGGCGAGCGCCCCGATCCCATCGTCACGTCGGACGTGATCCGCGCGCAGTCGTCGCCCGGAAAATATGTGCAAATTGCACGTAAAGGCGCGGGCGCCTACGAGCTCGACGATCTCCCGCGGCCCGCGCGCGATCTGGTCGATCCGCGCTACATCGCGCTCGACGGCACCGCCTCCTTGCAGACGAAGCGCGGCTGCGCGTTCCAGTGCACGTACTGCGACTACCCGGATCTGGAGGGCCGCAAGGTGCGCGTGCGCGCGCCCGAGTCGGTGGTGGACGAGATGGAGGCGCTGGCCGCCTCGGGTCAGGTGTCGCACGCCTTCGTGGTCGACAGCGTCTTCAACGTGCCGCGCTCGCACGCGCTCGCCGTGTGCCGCGCCAAGATCGCGCGAAACGTCGCGCTCCCGTGGGTCTGCTACGTCTCACCCGCGTCGCTCGACGACGAGCTGGTGGAGTCGATGGCGCGCGCCGGCTGCGTCGGCGCCGAGATCGGGACCGACTCGGGCTCGGCGCGCGTGCTGGAGCGCCTCCGCAAGCCGTTTACGTTGGACCAGGTGCGCAGGGTGCGCGCGGCGTTTCGAGCGCACGGGATCGCGGACTGCCACACCTTCGTTTTGGGGGCCGAAGGCGAGACCGCCGCCGAGGCGGAGCGCACCTTGGCGTTCGTGGAGGAGCTCGATCCCGACGTGGCCGTGTTCATCGCCTATATGGAGGACCGGGAGAGCCATGGCGTGGGCCGCGCCGAGCACCGACAAGCGCTGCTCGACCTCCTCGCGCGCGAGGCGCCGAAGCGCGCCGGGTGGATCGTGCCCGAGCTCGGGATCCGCTTTGGCGCCAAGGTGTCGGCCTTTCTCCAGAAGGCGCGCCTGCGCGGGCCGGGCTGGGTCCATCTGGCGCGTGCGCGCCGCGGTGCGCTCTCGCGTTGA
- a CDS encoding bifunctional salicylyl-CoA 5-hydroxylase/oxidoreductase codes for MKIACIGGGPAGLYFGILQKKADPSSQVVILERNAPGETFGWGVVFSDETLEYLEQNDRETHEEITRTFAHWEAIDIYYRGERIRSGGHGFSGIARRKLLDILTRRAQGLGVEIQFRTEVDDFESIDVFREADLVVAADGVNSKVRTRYASVFRPHLDARPSKYIWLGTTKLFDSFQFIFEENEDGLFQVHGYRFDKDTSTFIVECDQASWKKAGLDRASTEESIAYLERLFAKHLDGHELLTNRSTWVNFVTVKNATWRHGKIVLMGDAAHTAHFSIGSGTKMAMEDSIALAKALAQHPRLDDALDAYEKERHDIVLRTQKAAQDSYFWFEGSKRYLGHDPMTFAMSLLSRSKRIGYDNLKLRDPELIGRATEGYATREMARAQVVPIDRGMGPEPPPPPMFTPFSLRGLTLQNRVVVSPMCMYSANDGTVNDFHLVHLGSRAMGGAGLVMTEMTDVSRDGRISPGCAGMYLPEHVTAWRRIVEFVHQSSAAAIGLQIAHAGRKGSTKLLWDGMDEPLDEGNWPIISASPIPYLPYSQVPKEMDRADMDRVKSDFIRAALMGQDAGFDLLEVHLAHGYLLSSFLSPLSNIRKDAYGGSLENRMRYPLEVVEAVRAVWSKDKPLSVRISATDWHDQGFTGDEAVILARALKERGADIIDVSTGQTSIYAQPVYGRMYQTPYSDRVRNEAKIPTMTVGNITSADQVNTILIAGRADLCVLARPHLRNPHWTLAAAEELGYSDLAWPNQYKAVRPRPR; via the coding sequence ATGAAGATCGCGTGCATTGGCGGCGGGCCCGCCGGTCTCTACTTCGGTATCCTTCAGAAGAAAGCCGATCCGTCTTCCCAGGTGGTCATTCTCGAGCGGAATGCACCGGGGGAGACGTTCGGCTGGGGCGTCGTCTTCTCGGACGAGACCTTGGAGTACCTCGAGCAGAACGACCGCGAGACCCACGAAGAGATCACGCGAACCTTCGCCCACTGGGAGGCGATTGACATCTACTACCGCGGTGAGCGCATCCGCTCCGGGGGCCATGGTTTCTCCGGCATCGCGCGCCGCAAGCTGCTCGACATCCTCACCCGTCGGGCCCAAGGCCTCGGCGTGGAAATCCAATTTCGCACCGAGGTGGACGACTTCGAGTCGATCGACGTCTTCCGCGAGGCCGACTTGGTGGTGGCCGCCGACGGCGTGAACAGCAAAGTGCGCACACGCTACGCCAGCGTCTTTCGTCCGCACTTGGACGCGCGTCCGTCGAAATACATCTGGCTCGGCACCACCAAGCTCTTCGACTCATTTCAATTCATCTTCGAAGAGAACGAAGATGGGCTCTTTCAAGTCCACGGCTACCGCTTCGACAAGGACACGAGCACCTTCATCGTCGAGTGCGATCAAGCCTCGTGGAAGAAGGCGGGCTTGGACCGCGCCAGCACCGAGGAGAGCATCGCCTACCTGGAGCGGCTCTTCGCCAAGCACCTCGATGGCCACGAGCTCCTGACGAACCGCTCCACCTGGGTCAACTTCGTCACCGTGAAGAACGCCACCTGGCGGCACGGCAAAATCGTGCTCATGGGCGACGCCGCGCACACTGCGCACTTCTCCATCGGCTCCGGGACCAAAATGGCGATGGAGGACTCCATCGCGCTGGCCAAGGCGCTGGCGCAGCACCCGCGCTTGGACGATGCCCTGGACGCCTACGAGAAAGAGCGCCACGACATCGTGCTGCGCACGCAAAAGGCGGCGCAGGACAGCTATTTCTGGTTCGAGGGGAGCAAGCGTTACCTGGGTCACGATCCGATGACCTTCGCCATGAGCCTGCTCTCCCGCAGCAAGCGCATCGGCTACGACAACTTGAAGCTGCGCGATCCCGAGCTGATCGGGCGCGCCACCGAGGGCTATGCGACCCGCGAGATGGCGCGCGCGCAGGTGGTCCCGATCGATCGCGGCATGGGCCCCGAGCCGCCGCCGCCCCCGATGTTCACGCCCTTCTCGCTGCGCGGCCTCACCTTGCAGAACCGCGTGGTCGTGTCCCCCATGTGTATGTATTCTGCAAATGACGGCACGGTGAACGATTTTCACCTGGTGCACCTCGGCAGCCGGGCCATGGGCGGGGCAGGGTTGGTCATGACGGAGATGACCGACGTCTCGCGCGACGGGCGCATCAGCCCGGGTTGCGCCGGCATGTACCTGCCCGAGCACGTGACCGCGTGGCGGCGCATCGTGGAGTTCGTGCATCAATCGTCGGCGGCGGCCATCGGTTTGCAGATCGCGCACGCCGGGCGAAAAGGCTCGACCAAGCTCCTGTGGGACGGGATGGACGAGCCGCTCGACGAGGGCAATTGGCCCATCATCAGCGCGTCGCCCATTCCGTATTTGCCCTACAGCCAAGTTCCGAAGGAGATGGACCGCGCGGACATGGACCGCGTGAAATCCGACTTCATTCGGGCGGCGCTCATGGGACAAGACGCGGGCTTCGATTTGCTCGAGGTCCACCTGGCGCACGGATATCTGCTTTCGAGCTTCCTCTCGCCGCTGTCGAACATTCGCAAAGACGCGTATGGCGGGTCGCTCGAGAACCGCATGCGCTACCCGCTGGAGGTGGTGGAGGCCGTGCGCGCGGTGTGGTCGAAGGACAAGCCGCTCAGCGTCCGCATCTCGGCCACCGACTGGCACGATCAAGGCTTCACGGGCGATGAGGCCGTGATCCTGGCCCGCGCGTTGAAGGAGCGCGGCGCCGACATCATCGACGTATCGACCGGCCAAACATCGATTTACGCGCAGCCCGTTTACGGGCGTATGTACCAGACGCCCTATTCGGATCGCGTCCGCAACGAGGCCAAGATCCCGACGATGACGGTCGGCAACATCACCTCCGCCGATCAAGTGAATACGATCCTCATCGCCGGGCGCGCGGATCTGTGCGTGCTTGCGCGTCCGCACCTTCGCAATCCGCATTGGACCTTGGCGGCCGCGGAGGAGCTGGGGTATTCGGATTTGGCGTGGCCGAATCAGTACAAGGCGGTGCGGCCGCGTCCAAGGTGA
- a CDS encoding UvrD-helicase domain-containing protein: MVGLNPAQKRAVEHQNGPLLVLAGAGSGKTRVITQRMVRMMERGVPASTIVALTFTNKAAAEMGERVAKLLGKNKAGAKGLTISTFHSFGLHVLTREKRAQNQAFTIFDQGDALGTVKEILRNIDAGKRFDVPAIMSRISNAKNAFLLPEELPDDGVDPYNEITKIVYPRYQAALRTYSAYDFDDLVCEVVRVWQSRPDVLARWQEKVRYLLVDEYQDTNRAQLMMLRLLAEPHRNICVVGDDDQAIYGWRGADVRNILEFEEHFTGAEVVKLEQNYRSKQAILDVANAVIGKRVGVRHKKHLFSERVGDEKITVASAPTPEAEASYVVREISRWIRDEKKQPRDLSVLYRSNSQAKLIEESLRSEGIAYRIVGGQQFFERKEVKDVLSYLKLALNRSDEISLRRIMNYPARGIGDTSVERLALHAQAKGWTLWQGIERVDAFDDISEPARQGCKQLERIVGDLRRKILVEQVRASEVASFLCQQIGLRQEIDSSSPTPQAAAKRWGNVEGLMGTLTRREAKVGTEQANDLANFLHALTLDFGKEEDAEPNAVTLSTLHGAKGLEFEIVYLIGCEEGFLPHARTLEDRATDAPALPDDGSNSAKAADIEEERRLFYVGVTRARDFLTLSRCKNRAMRGKPVPRTPSRFLMDLPPERIVEIEVRDEPTMGTKAGLEKANALLAMLEGLGQ, translated from the coding sequence ATGGTTGGTCTCAATCCGGCTCAGAAGAGAGCGGTCGAGCATCAAAACGGCCCGCTTCTCGTCCTCGCGGGCGCTGGATCAGGAAAAACGCGCGTCATCACGCAGCGGATGGTCCGAATGATGGAACGTGGGGTCCCGGCGTCCACCATCGTGGCGCTGACCTTCACCAACAAAGCCGCCGCCGAAATGGGCGAGCGCGTGGCCAAGCTCCTAGGGAAGAACAAGGCGGGGGCCAAAGGGCTCACGATCTCCACGTTCCACTCCTTCGGTCTGCACGTGCTCACGCGCGAGAAGCGCGCCCAGAACCAGGCCTTCACCATCTTCGACCAGGGCGACGCGCTCGGGACCGTCAAGGAGATCCTCCGCAACATCGACGCCGGAAAACGCTTCGACGTGCCCGCCATCATGTCGCGCATCTCCAACGCCAAGAACGCCTTCTTGCTGCCCGAGGAGCTGCCCGACGACGGGGTCGATCCGTACAACGAGATCACCAAGATCGTCTACCCGCGCTACCAAGCGGCGCTGCGCACGTACTCGGCCTACGACTTCGACGATCTGGTCTGCGAGGTGGTGCGCGTCTGGCAATCGCGCCCCGACGTGCTCGCGCGCTGGCAGGAGAAGGTCCGCTACCTGCTCGTCGACGAGTACCAAGATACGAACCGCGCGCAGCTCATGATGCTGCGCCTCTTGGCCGAGCCGCACCGCAACATCTGCGTCGTGGGCGACGACGATCAAGCCATCTACGGATGGCGCGGCGCCGACGTGCGCAACATCCTCGAGTTCGAGGAGCACTTCACGGGCGCGGAGGTCGTGAAGCTCGAGCAAAATTACCGCTCGAAGCAGGCGATCCTGGACGTGGCCAACGCCGTCATCGGCAAGCGTGTGGGCGTGCGCCACAAGAAGCACCTCTTCAGCGAGCGCGTGGGGGACGAGAAGATCACGGTGGCATCGGCGCCGACGCCGGAGGCGGAGGCCTCCTACGTCGTCCGTGAGATTTCGCGCTGGATCCGCGACGAGAAGAAGCAGCCGCGCGATCTCTCGGTGCTCTACCGCTCCAACAGCCAAGCGAAGCTGATCGAGGAGTCGCTGCGCTCCGAGGGCATCGCGTACCGCATCGTGGGCGGGCAGCAGTTCTTCGAGCGCAAGGAGGTCAAGGACGTCCTCTCGTACTTGAAGCTGGCGCTCAACCGCTCCGACGAGATCAGCTTGCGCCGCATCATGAACTACCCGGCGCGCGGCATCGGCGATACGAGCGTGGAGCGCCTGGCGCTGCACGCCCAAGCCAAGGGCTGGACTTTGTGGCAAGGCATCGAGCGGGTCGATGCCTTCGACGACATCTCCGAGCCTGCGCGCCAAGGTTGCAAACAGCTCGAGCGCATCGTGGGCGATCTGCGCCGCAAGATCCTGGTCGAGCAGGTGCGCGCCAGCGAAGTGGCGTCCTTTTTGTGCCAGCAAATCGGCCTGCGGCAGGAGATCGATTCGAGCTCCCCCACCCCGCAAGCCGCGGCCAAGCGCTGGGGGAACGTGGAGGGCCTGATGGGCACCCTCACGCGGCGCGAGGCCAAGGTCGGCACGGAGCAGGCGAACGATCTCGCCAACTTCCTGCACGCGCTCACCCTCGATTTCGGCAAGGAAGAAGACGCCGAGCCCAACGCCGTCACCCTCTCCACGTTGCACGGCGCCAAGGGGCTCGAGTTCGAAATCGTCTATTTGATCGGGTGCGAAGAGGGTTTTCTCCCGCACGCACGCACCCTGGAAGATCGCGCGACCGACGCGCCCGCGCTCCCCGACGACGGCAGCAACTCGGCCAAGGCGGCCGACATCGAAGAAGAGCGCCGCCTCTTTTACGTCGGCGTCACCCGCGCGCGCGATTTCCTCACGCTCTCACGCTGCAAAAACCGCGCGATGCGCGGCAAGCCCGTGCCGCGCACCCCGAGCCGGTTCTTGATGGACCTTCCGCCCGAGCGCATCGTCGAAATCGAGGTCCGCGACGAGCCGACCATGGGGACCAAGGCCGGGCTCGAAAAGGCGAATGCGCTTCTTGCGATGCTCGAGGGGCTCGGGCAGTAG